One Dioscorea cayenensis subsp. rotundata cultivar TDr96_F1 chromosome 19, TDr96_F1_v2_PseudoChromosome.rev07_lg8_w22 25.fasta, whole genome shotgun sequence genomic window, ACCTATAATTCAACTCTATTAGATGCTGCTTGGTCAATCCTGAGGTACTCATTGCGTCAGAAGAGGGCTCCAAACCCATAAAAATATATTCGCATGCATCGTTGGGACAGTTTCAACGTGCTTTTAGTACCCTCAGTGAATTTGAAAATGCTTATGGAAATTCTGGTGAAGTTGAAGAGGAGCTGTTTTCCCCGTTCACCTCTTTATACACACTGGTTGTTGCATGTTGCAAAAATGGTTCTCAACATTGGACTCGGTAAGAGTACTTATCCAAACCACTTtgaatttatgatatttaaGAAAAGAGTGTTGAATACCATTTATTTATGTCTAATAAGTCAAAAGATTTCATTTCTTGGAGTGAACCCCTTTTCTCGTTGTATGTGAACttctgtatatatattgatatttgcATTCTTCACCTTCATAAGATTTAAACTACAATACAGACAGAATGCTAGTACTCACTAGGGATTCTCATTGCCACTGTGCAAGATTTCTAAATAGTTTCAGGTATATTAAAACTATCTGCTGTTTGAAATCCTTGTTTTCTTCAAAGAAAAGTGAGAATCTTAACACTACAATTTTAATCATAGATGTTTGTTTTATATGCATCAAAAATTTGTATATGCGAGTGGCCCGTCACTTTGAATGCGTGCTACTACTACCCCACTTTCAATGCCTTACTTTAACCAATTAGATTATAATGGATCAGTTGGCAGCCTGGAACCAGCCTCTTTGGGCAGTGCAATATGAGCACATTGATGACCTATCATGCTGCCCTTATAATAGTATTTTATGAGAAtgatttttgttgaatttttttgtgactCTGTGGCAATATGATGTCAGGACAATGGGTATGAagaatctttattttttctacgGCAAACTGAATATTATTATCTTGCAAGAAACCTAAATGGCCTTTTTTTCTTGACTAACTTGTCGATTTACAAAGAACAGGTGTATGTTCAACAAGAGAATTTGAGCAATGCAGATCCTCCATACAAATCTGTTGCCGCACTCAACTGTGTAATCCTTTTCTGAGCCAATATATGGGACCTTGATAGAGCCTATGAGACTTTTGAGGCCATCAGCGGGAAGCTTGGAATGGCACCAGACATCCATTCTTATAATGCTTTAATTTGTGCATTTGGAAAGCTTAAAAAGGTTTGCATGGCATACATTCCGAGTGTCAATAGTTGTTTCAAATTAATTGTGAGCCCAATATATTTTGTTCCAGCTGTTTAAGCTGAAACATGTgccattttacttttttaacaGACATCCGAAGCCTCAAAGGTGTTTGAGCATCTAGTAAGCTTGGGCGTGAAGCTGAATGCCACCACATTTGCATTGCTGGTTGATGCGCATCTTATCAACCGAGACCAAAAGGCCGCTCTTTTTTAATAGATGACATGGTACAAGATCTATTTCACTCCTAAAGAGACCTTTGCATTAATTCCAAAGATCTCTTGTGTTCACTGTTGAACAAATTTTGTATCAAGTAGGTCAAGGCTGGTTGGGCTCCTTCCAAAGAGACACTGAAGAAGGTGAGGAGGCGCTGTTCTCCAGAGATGGACTTTGATAGTGACGAAAAGGTTCAGTCGCTCGCTCGGCAGTTTAAATACAGGATGGACGCCAAATTTAGCAGGGAGATACTTTACAATCTGGAATACATTACTGAGTACTAGGATAAGGTAACCATCGAGTGTTTTGTAAGTCTGAATGCAAGGATATGACccataattttttatcattgacTTAGCGGCTGACTAttgctttcatttttattgaaataatttgtACTTACTTTCTTGTTTGCAAGACTACTGAGAACCATCTGCTGATCACCGGAAAGTGAGTAGTAAATGTGTAAATTACTCATGTGTATTTGATTTTGACGGTTCTTCTGCATGAAGGTGATGTAGGATTTGGACATTAAGGCTATTAATTTTCAAACCTATGTGGTGCTTTGTATTTTTTGGCCTTTGAAGGATGAATGGTAGCGTCCTTTTGCGTAGTTATTTAACTCACAATAAATCAACCCTACATTAATTTGTTATCAACATAATTGTCTCATGATCAGAttgtttttttaagattatttgttcttttttccCCTTAAAATGgtcaattatttcattagaaAGTTCCATCTTGGAGCTTTACAATTGATTCTAAGATCAAACATGTTTGGTAGTAAAATTCTCATTGTATTGGACTTCCAAGCatgtgaaaaattataatatgcCCTCATTGTATGTGTTCCTTATATGCAATATATATCCAGAAAAATACTAAATTTCTGGGAATATGCAGGAAGAatgcattatttattattcacacAACTGGATAGAATCAGAATAAAACATATAGATacattatttatacatttattatttattgcaaTCTATATAAACGTGAAGATCCTCTTACAGTGATTCACAGAGAAAGCATAGAGGTGGTAATAAGTCTGTAGACAGCTAGATATATACCAATGCCAATAGGAGATACTTGGAGCACCGATGGTGGAGTTTTGCATTAACTAGATTCAGAATCCTTTTGCATTTAGAAGATGAACCATCTGCACAGAAAACATGCACTTATTAgcaccattatatatatatatatgagagagagagagagagagagaagttgaAATTACCTTAAAGGGATGTATATGTATGCCTCTGTAGGGATGTTTGTGGAAGCAATGCAACATCCAACTTAGGACAATCATCAATCTCGAAATTGCAAGTTGTTGGGAACTCAGAAATAATGAAGAGATTGTGGTTGCTGAAAAATGTGGCGGTTTTTAGTGATGCGAATACTTCAACTTTTTCAAGGCTATGTGCTTTGTAGATTGTGAGAGTGACCAAATTTTTTGCATGGCAAGCAAGACCTTGAGGAAGGGACTTGAGCTTTGGACAGTTGATGATCTCCAATAATTCGAGGACAGGCTTCAACAAATGAGATTGATATGGCTCCCATGTCCACTCTTCCCACTCTGGCATGTCTTTCAGTATTAATGACTTTAAGCTAGGAACATTGCTCCAGGGTCCAACGTCTAAATCAATGTGCTTTATGGACCATGCATCTTCAACACGAAGGTGTTCCAACAAAGGAAAGTGGTACAATGCTGGAAGTTCGGTGCAATATTTACACTTGAGCAAGTCAAGCCTTTTCAATTTAAGAAAAGGTAAATCCATGATCCATCGATGGAATCTTAGGCCGAAGTAACCATTGATCTTGATATGTTCGATTAATGTGGACGAAGGGTCGAGAGCCTCAAAGCACTCTTGCATTTTCTccttctcatcttcttcatatGGTTGACCCTCTCCTCGACAAGAAAGTGTGAGATTAGTGAGATTAGTGAGATTAATATGTTCTTGGAGTACCTTGCGAGGAAGATCATTGACAACCTCCAAATTCACAATGTGGAGGGTTTGGAGCTTCTTCAGTTCGCTAATTTCTGCTAATCTTTCGTAACTTGAAAATTCACTTGCCACGAATCCAACGAGACTAGTCAATTGAGGTAGTTGATGTATCCAAAATGGCATGTACGTGAGTGATGTTTGGTGAACGTCAATGCTCCTGAGCTTATGCAATTTTAGAATGCTCTCAGGGAGATATAGTAGACTTCCACAGTATCTGAGGATTAAGTGTTGTAGATTGATGAGATCCCCTATGGCATCTGGAAGTGTCTTGATGGGTAAACATGACAGATTTAGGTGACGCAGGTGCAGGAGCTTGAATAGAGATTTTGGTAGAACTTTACAATCAGAGCCGCTTATATCCAAAATCCGCAAGAGCTTGAGCTTTTGGAAGAGATCTTTGGGTAGCTTGGTTATTTCAAGCTTGCTTGTGAAGACGAGCGTTCTCACTGATGTCtgttttttcacaatatttggAAAGACATTCAATGGTGCATGATTTGTGATTACCAAATGATGTAGCTTTGGTACGGAAGATGACGAGGGGAAAGTTGTGGCTTCTTCTAATGCTTTAACATCACCTTGAAAATAACCATAATTTTGAACCAAAGGTTGACCAAACGAGCTCATACTACCATGCATTTGGCACATGGTTTTATCATCATAATAAAAGCATTCTGCAGCAGCTGGTTGTAAAATATTGCTTTCAACTAGTTCCATGTAGTAATCATTTGCTACATCTTCCAAAAGCTGCTGtgtcttttccttcttttccacCAGCCCGGAAATAACCCATTGTTGGATCAAAATGTTCTTGTCGAAGATATAATCCTCGGGGAAGAATGCACAGAAGATGACACATTGCTTGATATACGGCGACAAGTTCTCATAAGGGAGCAAATAAACTGGCTTAGGTAGTGTTATATTTGAGGGTTCTagtaaaacaataatattttctagGACCTTCTCCCACTCACTAAGATTTTTCTCTTTAGTATTTAGGATTCTAGcaatggttttgattgaaagtggAAGGCCATGACACTTGTTCACCATCTTTTTACCTATTTGTTCAAAGTGTTGCATGTTCCCCTTTTCAccatcattaaataataatttacaaatCAAGGCCCAACCATCCTCCTCGGAGAATAATGGTAACTTATGTTTATAAATGCCCTCATGAGTTATGACACTTTCATACCTAGTTGTGACTAAAACATTGGCGTTAGTGATTAAATGCATATAGTCAATCATGTCTTTTAGTACTTTTGAATCATTAACATCATTGAGAACCACCAAAATTTCCTTATCTTGAATTAAATCACCACCAAATTTATTTATGGAATTCATTATTGTATGAAAAGTAGAATTCATGTGAACATCTACCCATATCGGTGGTGGCGACTGGAATTTATCTTTAATTGTTTGGTGGTTGAAGATTTTTGTAGCTAGAGTTGTTTTGCCAATGCCTCTCTCCCCGACAATCCCATAAACATGAACTCCCGGAGAACTACGGGTGATCATTAACTTCTTCACTAGGTTTTCGGTATCATGCTCTATTTCACCAACTAGATCAATATCATGTTCTACAGTGGTATTAAGATTAAATAAAGTCAAACTGTCGTTTAACTCTTGTTTGAGAATATCTTCCAATCTAGAGTTAATGATTTTAagagttttattttgtctcttaATTTGCCAGGGAAAATATATCAGGTGCTGGTATACATAAATGAAAGGAGAATACCAGTGTACCtgcagtggtttatccactctaTCAAAAAACTaactaactaaataaataaataaataacaatgtaCCTCGGATTTCCTTGTCACCATTGTCTCCAATGTATCCTCAAGCTTAAATAATTCATCAATGATGTCTTGCAAGTCATTCGAAACAGCTCTCAAATTATGAAACAAGGTGTTGGTGGTGCCATACGGGACAATCATCATCTCCTCATCAGCATACTCCAACTTGCGGTAGGCCTTTTCTAGCCTTTCTTGTAACTTCGTGAGATCATCCCTCACTCTCGCCATTTTCTTCGTCATCTGATCCCGCAACATCCGCGATATGATCCGCAACATCTTAAGAACAACGGCCGGCATTATATCTTCAAAGACAATTGCTATACAAACGACCAGGCACTCTGCTATGTCTTCTTGTCGCTTCCAGAATTTATCCTTATCGATCATACGAACAACCCTCAACATGATAAGAACAACCCACGACAAGATAAAAATAACCAAGGACATAACCAGCAACATCATAACAACAAAGCCAAACATTAATGGTATAACAATGGACAACACAACCCACAACACAACCGAGAGCACAACCCGCAACATCATATCAACAACCCACATATTTAATAACACAATCCCACACACTCCcaatgtgtttgtttgttttgatttgtcTGGTGCATTAATTAATTCCATGCATGGACTTATATATAGAGACTTAGAGAGAAGGATATATACATAACTTGCATGAGTCAGAGAATTTGTGCTTGCTTGTCTAGCTAACACCAccaaattaatttatgtataaatatttactattattttattgctgaagaattataaaatatgcatggctttaataatttcttttgagGAGACCGGGCATTGGATATATACCTTGCTTTGCTTTCATTGAACTCCACCTCCAAAGGGATTAGTGACAGAATtaagatattttaattaaatcaatcattttgaaaattaataccTGACTAGTAATTAAggagctatatatatattgtgttataaatttctttaaattggcatgtctaatattttttttctttttttccattgaACCTAGCTATTATATTGACATGAATCCCTTAATTTTCATAAAgaacaaataatttgaaatcaatatatatatcgttGAGTCTTAAACAAACACATCTCttcaataaacaacaacaacaacatatctTCTACATTTAATTGGAAGTAGACTaaattcattaaatattaatcaaaattatataggAGAATTTATGCTTGCTTGTGTAAGACCGCCAACCTTTTTTTTCCCAAAGGAGATGGCATTGCATATATGCTTTGCTTTTGgcctttgtttttgtcttttgcCTTTATGTCTATCTTTGtacttgctttttttatttttttaatataatttatagcttattttttaaaaaaaaattatatataattgcaataatttataataaaaattgaggAGTTCTTTTAGGTAAAAGTATACAAACCTTAATTCTCACCATAAAAATTAGTCATAAGATTtacatttttattcaaatatataaaggaaaaattTACTTTAATCTAAATGTAACTTACTGTGTTAATCAAAAGCAACTCTTGTTTAGTattgacttaattaattatcaactaAACAACTGATTGAAAGCTTTGAAACAACTCCATCTTCTTGGAtatcaaacacaaataaaaaatatttatatttatgttgtcCACCATTAATAAACCTTTAGTTTTGTTAGATTTTTCAAgcatttttacttaaaaatgaGTTTAGGTGATATAATTCACTGGTCAAAAGCTTTTCAATGTACTTCGGCTATCTGTACAGTCATCGATGAGCCTCACGAGTGTGAGTTCGATCTAGGGCATTGAGTTGTGAATAGTTGTGCGGGATGGTTCCGTGAGCCCGTCCCCCACTGTCCACGAGACTGTCGCCCCAGGTCTCAGTGGGTTCGCCTTCTCCCAAAAGCTTTCAATGTTAGAAAGCTAAATTATTGGACAAATTGGAGTTCATGAacctagttaaaaaaaattgttacataATTTAGAACATATATATTTCCCAGTTTACAGTCTCTTGAatacatatattttgttatattttattgtacTATTTCAacaataatctatttttaatttttattttgattataataTTAGATGGTAGTAGAATTATAGAAATGGTTTTGTGGTGTGAGGgattttg contains:
- the LOC120283605 gene encoding putative disease resistance RPP13-like protein 1; the encoded protein is MWVVDMMLRVVLSVVLWVVLSIVIPLMFGFVVMMLLVMSLVIFILSWVVLIMLRVVRMIDKDKFWKRQEDIAECLVVCIAIVFEDIMPAVVLKMLRIISRMLRDQMTKKMARVRDDLTKLQERLEKAYRKLEYADEEMMIVPYGTTNTLFHNLRAVSNDLQDIIDELFKLEDTLETMVTRKSEVHWYSPFIYVYQHLIYFPWQIKRQNKTLKIINSRLEDILKQELNDSLTLFNLNTTVEHDIDLVGEIEHDTENLVKKLMITRSSPGVHVYGIVGERGIGKTTLATKIFNHQTIKDKFQSPPPIWVDVHMNSTFHTIMNSINKFGGDLIQDKEILVVLNDVNDSKVLKDMIDYMHLITNANVLVTTRYESVITHEGIYKHKLPLFSEEDGWALICKLLFNDGEKGNMQHFEQIGKKMVNKCHGLPLSIKTIARILNTKEKNLSEWEKVLENIIVLLEPSNITLPKPVYLLPYENLSPYIKQCVIFCAFFPEDYIFDKNILIQQWVISGLVEKKEKTQQLLEDVANDYYMELVESNILQPAAAECFYYDDKTMCQMHGSMSSFGQPLVQNYGYFQGDVKALEEATTFPSSSSVPKLHHLVITNHAPLNVFPNIVKKQTSVRTLVFTSKLEITKLPKDLFQKLKLLRILDISGSDCKVLPKSLFKLLHLRHLNLSCLPIKTLPDAIGDLINLQHLILRYCGSLLYLPESILKLHKLRSIDVHQTSLTYMPFWIHQLPQLTSLVGFVASEFSSYERLAEISELKKLQTLHIVNLEVVNDLPRKVLQEHINLTNLTNLTLSCRGEGQPYEEDEKEKMQECFEALDPSSTLIEHIKINGYFGLRFHRWIMDLPFLKLKRLDLLKCKYCTELPALYHFPLLEHLRVEDAWSIKHIDLDVGPWSNVPSLKSLILKDMPEWEEWTWEPYQSHLLKPVLELLEIINCPKLKSLPQGLACHAKNLVTLTIYKAHSLEKVEVFASLKTATFFSNHNLFIISEFPTTCNFEIDDCPKLDVALLPQTSLQRHTYTSL